The nucleotide window TCTAAAAACAGAAAAATCTATTTGTTAAAGCCTAAAACAAATAATCCCACCCTCTTCAATATCCAAAACTCATTTTTCAGCTCCTTTTGGGGTAGGCTAAACCAAAAATTTAACTTTTAACTGCAAATTCTTTCAACAACCTTCTCACTACCAAACCCAAAACCACAAAAAATTCAGCCAATAAGCCTCCAATTGCTAATCCTTTAGCTTTCCCAAAACGTTCCTTAGGCAATGGTAAAATAGGTCGGTCAATAACCTGAATTAAAGGTGTTTCTTTACGCACCGCCACTTTTGCCAGTTCCGTTTGTTTGACCAATTCCGTTAAGATGGCTGTATTGGCCTGTACATCTACTTGCCTACGTGCAGATGGAGCACGACGCACGTTAAGCGCAGGATTCAGCATAAAAGTATTGTCATTGGCTACTGCTACTCCAGTAATGGCTCCGTTAAGTTCAGCACGAATAGAATCGGTTTGACGTTCCAAAATTTCCATATTCATGCGTGCCTTTTTACTTTTAGTATCAACATAAAATTTACCAACTTGTTTTGCAAGTGCTTCACAAAATCGAAGCGAAAATTGTTCATCAGTAGAAGTCACATCCATGGATATAATGGCAATCTTTTTATCTTTTTGTCCAACAGATAAAGAAGATTTGGATAAATTTTGATAGATTATCCCCAAAATACTGTCATGAACTCTTGTAAAATATTTACGTTTAGTATTGGGTAAAAATTGTATGCCCATAAATTTAGGATTATCATTCCAACTGTCCCTCCATTTATTGTTTTGAATATACATTTCGGCCAAAGAAATTTCTTTTCCGTTTACCGTAACTGGAGTCATCAAGGTTAGTTCTACCATGGTGCGAGACTTGAACAACTCCGTCAAATTGGAACCGGAAAAGATACTTCCTCCACCGCTTCCCAAATCAATCCCAAACGAACTTGCCAATCCAAGTGCACCTCCTAATCCACCACCCGATTTTTCATCTTCCAATGCAAATGTCAATGTTGCGGTATAGATCGGTTTCTTGATAAAAGAGTAAGCCAATCCTAAAGCAGCACCTACTATCCCTGCCAATACAATGATTTTCCATTGAGACAGTAAATAAGTATACCACTCCTTAACTTTTTCAATCAATTCTTTTAAAGAAATTTCGTCGTTCGGTATTTGTTGTTCCATAAATAATATGGTTCTATTTTTTAAAATTTTAGATTCTATCAAAAAAAATTATATACTTGACTTGTAGACACACCCCCTACCCCTCTTAAGAAGGGAATTAGAGTGAATAAATATCAATGTACTGGTTATTCTCTTAACCTGTCACACCCCCTACCCCCTCTCAAGAGGGGAATTGGAGCGGATAACTTATTTAAAAGCTGTAACAATCAACAATGCTAAGCTGGTAATCACACTTCCAATACTTACCCATTCGCCTGTTGTTAACTTATGTTGCTCTGGTTTTTCGGGAACAACTATTTGTGAACCTGGAGTTACAGTTGGACTCGTTCTAAAAAACAATAACACGTTGTGTGATACTGCAGCTTGTCCGTTAGGATAAATAATATATGCCTTTTTTCTCCATCCTTTTGCATCCAGACCGCCTACTGCATCCAAATAATAATTGAATCCTTTACCACTTTTGTACGGTATCTCAGAAGTCAAAAGCACATTTCCTGCCACTTTAACTGTTTCATTGAAAGGAGAAACTTCTATTTCGTCACCCGGTAACAATGTAACATTTGCATTACTATTTTGATTTTTAGACACTTTATCCCAATCTACCGGAATAGTGGCAAATTTCAGATCCTCTTTTAATTTCTTTTTCAGTTTGTTTTGGATACTGTCTTTTTTACCCAAATTCATATTTACATTCTCTAAAGCTTCTATTTGGTCTTTTTTTATCGGCCTCTTTATTTTTATTCCATTCAAACTTGCCAAAGAAGTAAGCCCACCAGCTCTTTGAATTACACTATATATTTTTTCTTTTTTATTAACCAAAACATATTTACCTGGATACGCAACAGCACCTCCTATTAAAACCATTTCGGGTTTGTCATTGACAGCCATTCTCCTAATGTTGACCACATCAAAAGGTTTTAACTCAAAATTAGTGGCTTGTTCATTAGACTCTGGGTTAATCTCAATAGTAAACAACTCTACTTTATTAGGATTTTTTTCATCAATTTCTTCTGCACGAATCATTCGGGCAATTTCTACACGTTTGGACGCTGAACCGGTCAAACCACCTGCTGCAACAATAAGATCATTTAGTGTTAAATTATCCTGGAAATCATACACATTTGGATTTTTGATTTCACCATCTATAGTCACCTTATAATCTTCTTTAAAATCCAAAATAGAATACACGGTTACTCGGTCTTCTTTATTCAATTCTATATTGGCACTAACGTCAGCATTCATGGCCTTTGCTAAATCAACATTGACAATCTCAGTCGTTAAATCTTCTTTTAATCGAATGATTCTAGCCCTTTTAAGATAAGCATCTTCTTTTAATCCTTCGGCTTGTCGAATTAAATCTGCAACACGCATACCTGCATGAAAAGAATAAGTATCAGGTCTAAAAACAGCTCCGTCGATAATAATACGGTTTTCAAAACGATTTAATATTTTCGATATTCGAAACACGTCACCGTTCACAGGCACATAACTGCTGTACTGGGCTGCCTGAATATCAGCTACCTTAAATTCTTTACCTGTTTTTTGGAGTACATTTACAGAAGCGGTATAGGCAAACTCATTAAAACCAGAAGCAAAATTCAATAAATCAGAAAAACGCTCTCCTTTTTTCATTTCGAAAATACCAGGACGTTTAGCTTCTCCTTCAACTGTAACCCTATTAGTATAAGCTGGAATACGAATGACATCATTATCTTTCAATCCCACATTGTCTGATTGATTCCCACTAACCAAAAACCGATAAATATCAATATTCTTATATACCTGGTTATTACGAATCAACTCAATATTTCTATAACTTCCGTTCTTACTTGGCCCTCCTCCCAAAAACAACGCATTATACACAGT belongs to Flavobacterium gilvum and includes:
- a CDS encoding Wzz/FepE/Etk N-terminal domain-containing protein: MEQQIPNDEISLKELIEKVKEWYTYLLSQWKIIVLAGIVGAALGLAYSFIKKPIYTATLTFALEDEKSGGGLGGALGLASSFGIDLGSGGGSIFSGSNLTELFKSRTMVELTLMTPVTVNGKEISLAEMYIQNNKWRDSWNDNPKFMGIQFLPNTKRKYFTRVHDSILGIIYQNLSKSSLSVGQKDKKIAIISMDVTSTDEQFSLRFCEALAKQVGKFYVDTKSKKARMNMEILERQTDSIRAELNGAITGVAVANDNTFMLNPALNVRRAPSARRQVDVQANTAILTELVKQTELAKVAVRKETPLIQVIDRPILPLPKERFGKAKGLAIGGLLAEFFVVLGLVVRRLLKEFAVKS
- a CDS encoding SLBB domain-containing protein; its protein translation is MKKLITVIAIFMALFLSNSIVAQDILKGNDLSTVRVDYLSDGDIAKIKTQLQNNNVTIDQAEAMALSKGMSASEFAKLKKRLALPEGTKPTANKSVAKKKSNDLKSEDEEESDDDALRKQEKIVNKKVKDSLNSLVFGSELFDNPTLNFQPNLNLATPVNYVLGPGDELQISVNGVQEFSDNVPVSVEGKVNIQYVGQISVSGMTIEAATQKIKGAISRVYSTVRSGQSQVGVSLSRIRTIKVTIIGSKQPGNYSISSLATVYNALFLGGGPSKNGSYRNIELIRNNQVYKNIDIYRFLVSGNQSDNVGLKDNDVIRIPAYTNRVTVEGEAKRPGIFEMKKGERFSDLLNFASGFNEFAYTASVNVLQKTGKEFKVADIQAAQYSSYVPVNGDVFRISKILNRFENRIIIDGAVFRPDTYSFHAGMRVADLIRQAEGLKEDAYLKRARIIRLKEDLTTEIVNVDLAKAMNADVSANIELNKEDRVTVYSILDFKEDYKVTIDGEIKNPNVYDFQDNLTLNDLIVAAGGLTGSASKRVEIARMIRAEEIDEKNPNKVELFTIEINPESNEQATNFELKPFDVVNIRRMAVNDKPEMVLIGGAVAYPGKYVLVNKKEKIYSVIQRAGGLTSLASLNGIKIKRPIKKDQIEALENVNMNLGKKDSIQNKLKKKLKEDLKFATIPVDWDKVSKNQNSNANVTLLPGDEIEVSPFNETVKVAGNVLLTSEIPYKSGKGFNYYLDAVGGLDAKGWRKKAYIIYPNGQAAVSHNVLLFFRTSPTVTPGSQIVVPEKPEQHKLTTGEWVSIGSVITSLALLIVTAFK